A genomic region of Raphanus sativus cultivar WK10039 chromosome 6, ASM80110v3, whole genome shotgun sequence contains the following coding sequences:
- the LOC108812413 gene encoding uncharacterized protein LOC108812413 yields the protein MDGGDDMDSLFEGMELFTPSSSQFPDSTDNASAVLPPSEATLITAPSPAEATETMSEPLDEDMFSDLTIVSPVQHVAEAVTRPPPLPSSSSSSCVKRQVSRRKKRAGGLRIGYGRHEINDDEDNEDSVSQQSADSVSQLSDSVNQVTDSVSQQSADSVNQVTDSVSQLSADSVNQVTDSVSLLSDSVSQQSDQPLDSVKAQIEGKLTRARASAASVTSSRKSAIRKRRRASESLRLASKAHDELEKQLEEAIEAEDFDAAEKISESLAAAERDKLSLVALLRQAESDCDAVESKMEEVLLSQIAAEEESASLLRGFCTDAENEAESILEKADGFCVEEMVKWNSCCEDVEVRKVELDIESVIVDNVRLSLNDTLEGSVEQEMKEKEMLRKRKEHLSDELEELLALVKAKEKEIDENDSQIKAVEERINSVVSGYKELQTSMDKMFSDLQTGLSQVDAETEGLSRKKREVDEFVASEKERGAKLRELVSVSADEANEYEEVIKLRKTLMSYVSKTREERAKLVNIEEKLSEEVQRLQEEVSSTRESLKEQSSRKSIIQQNITSFMDKIMFIEKRMPELEAEKKVAASTRNFKEAGRIAAELKSLNLEKDKIQIETGQANSELEKAEQEIEETIKRLQELERLILSKETELSVSRFQRLRIDSGTAKAERSAALELSDLEEANLLLEEAQEAESEAEKLKLTCGLKQEGEEEEAKECFVSMELIATFGLKKLQELAESVPS from the exons ATGGACGGTGGCGACGATATGGATTCACTGTTTGAGGGGATGGAGCTATTTACGCCGTCGTCCTCTCAGTTCCCCGATAGCACCGACAACGCATCCGCAGTTTTGCCGCCTTCGGAGGCGACACTGATCACGGCTCCTTCGCCTGCAGAGGCGACGGAGACGATGTCTGAGCCTCTGGACGAAGATATGTTCTCCGACTTAACGATAGTGAGTCCGGTCCAACACGTAGCTGAGGCAGTTACTCGTCCACCCCCGTtaccgtcttcttcttcctcctcctgcGTGAAGCGTCAGGTGTCTCGGAGGAAGAAAAGAGCCGGCGGGTTGAGAATCGGATACGGGAGGCACGAGATCAACGACGATGAAGACAACGAGGATTCCGTCAGTCAACAATCGGCCGATTCCGTCAGTCAGTTATCAGATTCCGTCAATCAAGTAACGGATTCCGTCAGTCAACAATCGGCTGATTCCGTCAATCAAGTAACTGATTCCGTCAGTCAGTTATCGGCTGATTCCGTCAATCAAGTAACTGATTCCGTCAGTCTGTTATCGGATTCCGTTAGCCAACAATCTGATCAGCCTTTAGACTCGGTCAAGGCTCAGATCGAAGGGAAGCTGACGCGAGCACGTGCCTCGGCAGCTTCCGTCACTTCCTCTCGCAAGAGCGCCATCAGGAAGAGAAGGCGAGCGTCCGAGAGTCTCAGATTAGCTTCCAAAGCCCACGACGAGCTCGAGAAGCAGCTCGAGGAAGCCATCGAGGCTGAGGATTTCGACGCGGCCGAAAAGATCAGCGAGAGCCTCGCCGCTGCCGAGAGAGATAAGCTCTCTCTCGTGGCGTTGCTCCGTCAAGCAGAATCCGATTGCGACGCTGTTGAATCCAAGATGGAGGAAGTCCTCCTCTCTCAGATCGCAGCTGAAGAAGAATCCGCCTCTCTGCTTCGCGGATTTTGCACG GATGCTGAGAATGAGGCAGAGTCGATTCTGGAGAAGGCAGATGGTTTTTGTGTAGAGGAAATGGTGAAATGGAATTCATGTTGCGAAGATGTAGAGGTGAGGAAAGTGGAACTGGATATAGAGTCTGTCATTGTTGATAACGTTAGGCTGTCGTTGAACGATACTCTTGAGGGATCTGTTGAGCAAGAGATGAAGGAAAAGGAGATGCTGCGTAAGAGGAAAGAGCATTTGTCTGATGAGCTTGAGGAGCTGCTTGCTCTGGTGAAGGCAAAGGAGAAGGAGATCGACGAGAACGATTCTCAGATAAAGGCAGTTGAGGAGAGAATTAACAGTGTGGTCTCTGGCTACAAGGAGTTGCAAACAAGCATGGATAAGATGTTTAGCGATTTGCAAACGGGTTTGTCCCAGGTTGATGCGGAGACTGAAGGTTTGTCAAGGAAAAAGAGAGAGGTGGACGAGTTCGTGGCGTCTGAGAAGGAGAGAGGAGCCAAACTCCGTGAACTTGTCAGTGTTTCAGCGGATGAAGCAAATGAATATGAGGAAGTTATTAAATTGCGAAAAACTCTCATGTCATATGTGTCGAAGACTAGAGAAGAGAGAGCCAAGCTTGTAAACATCGAAGAGAAGCTTTCTGAGGAAGTCCAGAGGCTACAGGAGGAGGTTTCCAGTACCCGAGAGTCACTAAAG GAGCAATCTTCTAGAAAGTCGATTATCCAACAGAACATTACATCTTTCATGGATAAAATTATGTTCATAGAGAAGCGGATGCCGGAGCTTGAAGCAGAGAAGAAAGTGGCTGCGTCGACAAGAAATTTCAAAGAAGCTGGAAGAATAGCAGCAGAACTTAAGTCCTTAAATCTGGAGAAGGATAAGATACAGATCGAAACAGGGCAAGCGAACTCTGAGCTCGAAAAAGCAGAGCAGGAGATTGAAGAAACAATCAAGAGGTTACAAGAGTTAGAGAGGTTGATTTTGTCGAAAGAAACGGAATTGTCTGTCAGCAGATTCCAGAGGTTGAGGATTGACAGTGGCACTGCAAAAGCCGAGAGATCAGCTGCTCTGGAGCTGAGTGATCTCGAAGAAGCTAATCTTCTACTTGAGGAAGCACAGGAAGCAGAATCCGAAGCAGAGAAGCTTAAACTCACATGCGGTCTCAAACAAGAaggcgaagaagaagaggctAAAGAATGTTTTGTCTCCATGGAACTAATAGCCACCTTTGGTCTGAAGAAACTACAAGAACTGGCAGAATCTGTTCCGTCATAA